Proteins from a genomic interval of Epinephelus fuscoguttatus linkage group LG16, E.fuscoguttatus.final_Chr_v1:
- the pprc1 gene encoding peroxisome proliferator-activated receptor gamma coactivator-related protein 1 isoform X1 has protein sequence MAARWGAGEETLTACNMEFFPMDTLDETDGLSSAETLEALQSCLDPSILSIFEDAPITETKGLDEESEATLLTALTEILDNVDNETLSPFDTLPDSDLLSGQKGREHSPLRRLLCLSRSPPEKDTLCSTRASSTGKSLPRMLADSLQRSDGEEEEDGSLTLSPVSHDSSPDSDLHWEGLTLPIPITFEEKVEDGVSVSLGDLVRHMHPYCMAICMENDEGEQMLPEGGILLEVVDQGENGEPILAIPDMDLSVSLPLEEQSLENEQRVSDEAEDAVSDCSEHIVVDDEDETVIEAPVKVAAPVTPDLSSGVKDEMIIDRQKEEIKEKSPSRRKKKKKSKEQCQPEPVEARVLRSGTMRKMVEESPKKPERSVREDKKHKVPKVPVASPSASSSVKPKKLNPCQTETQTEITTTALSPEVNVQAATSVSPKQETAPLNVSPEENQPSCSPTTVSSRQPDEMPRQPEKLEDSSAAPSAVLPPVSSESPAAAPSPAAPQMTPPVDEAPPAAAPAELKPKSLSLAEYRRLRQQKKPAPVEKQDNNSTKWPSLPELPKELPPIPCLPDPRPKDPRRPNPQAAEEVRPAWQPRGPCAPPTPEALLVPPAYMVASSNKVSAASNVPKPQTPEASKPSLPKKPSAPPAVPCVPQSSGSPASLKSAPQCVSPADGKSSPALSGVEGAVDERPQSQPVSPKSGELTKACPKTTTEAIKPTAATVSAPSAPQKNIVVYQNVPVVAAPVSLNNPIISDSKSTKPSPSGTQLCSSSAIHPSDSQSLKAKPIVLETKEKSTTAVKSPTQELIEAFTSEIGIEAADLTSLLEQFEETQAKEKHCVLEVSGRAAAVGNSSVELAPEKTVVERVRANDLSSTAALTPPATPPHQMWKPLAPVALLGKSKAAESSKSSPSKVIQIEARPLPSVRGRSKPTPAAPDVAPEVACMDHDYCLPNKGTSNDEHGKRWNVKQPSFITIKPIKQPATTTTQTPPSAQSTINAAVTIKAEEFPLDHRTDGTERSSVLETPDASPARQETDATDKEGSPRRGHFERSYRRHAVYRSPSPRSSPKERSGGWSRKRRSHRSPSPMSSGSESDSHSSRSRSRSRSPSKKRYRHRHSESSSSSSSRSSSRSSPSVSRSPPRRRRYSYSSSRSGSWSCSRSRSRSPQRRAQWSRSRLRSPLSVSRYGHGAKMNAEEVKRRKEKAIEERRVVYVGRIRGTMTQKELKERFCIFGEIEDCTLHFRDHGDNYGFVTYYDTKHAFTAIENGGKLRKPDELPFDLCFGGRRQFCKTNYADLDSSREYDPLPGKGKFHALDFDTLLKQAKQNQKR, from the exons ATGGCGGCGCGGTGGGGAGCAGGCGAGGAGACTTTAACTGCGTGCAATATGGAGTTTTTCCCCATGGATACACTAGACGAG ACTGATGGGCTGAGTTCTGCAGAAACTCTGGAGGCCCTTCAAAGCTGCTTAGACCCCTCTATTCTTTCTATCTTTGAGGACGCGCCAATAACAGAG ACTAAAGGTTTAGACGAGGAGAGTGAAGCCACGCTGTTGACTGCCCTGACGGAGATCCTCGACAATGTGGACAATGAGACCCTGTCCCCGTTTGACACCCTGCCCGACTCAGACCTGCTGTCAGGTCAGAAGGGCAGGGAACACTCTCCG CTCAGGAGACTGCTGTGTCTGTCCCGTTCCCCTCCAGAAAAAGACACACTGTGTAGCACAAGAGCCTCATCGACTGGAAAG AGCCTCCCCAGGATGCTGGCAGACTCTCTCCAGAGAAGCgatggggaggaagaggaagatggcTCCCTCACTCTGAGCCCAGTGAGTCATGACTCATCTCCTGACAGTGACCTACACTGGGAAGGTCTGACCCTCCCGATTCCCATCACCTTTGAGGAAAAGGTGGAAGACGGTGTCTCAGTCAGCCTGGGGGACTTGGTCAGGCACATGCACCCGTACTGTATGGCCATCTGTATGGAGAATGACGAGGGGGAACAGATGTTGCCCGAAGGAGGCATCTTACTTGAAGTTGTGGACCAAGGTGAAAATGGAGAACCCATCCTGGCCATCCCAGACATGGatctctcagtctctctgccACTTGAAGAGCAGTCTTTGGAGAATGAGCAGAGAGTTTCAGACGAAGCAGAGGATGCGGTGTCTGATTGCTCAGAGCATATAGTCGTTGACGATGAAGATGAGACGGTCATCGAGGCTCCAGTGAAGGTTGCAGCCCCTGTGACACCAGACCTGAGTTCAGGTGTGAAAGATGAGATGATCATTGATAGACAgaaggaggagataaaagagaAAAGCCCCTcaaggaggaaaaagaaaaagaaaagcaaggaACAGTGCCAACCTGAACCTGTGGAGGCGAGGGTCCTCAGAAGTGGCACAATGCGAAAGATGGTGGAGGAATCTCCCAAGAAGCCTGAGAGGTCAGTCAGAGAGGACAAGAAACACAAAGTCCCAAAGGTTCCTGTTGCCTCACCCTCAGCTTCTTCCTCTGTGAAACCTAAGAAACTAAACCCATGCcaaactgaaacacaaacagaaatcacCACTACAGCACTGTCGCCTGAAGTCAATGTGCAAGCTGCCACATCTGTGTCacccaaacaggaaacagcgcCCTTAAATGTTAGCCCAGAGGAGAATCAGCCGAGCTGTTCTCCTACAACTGTGAGCTCCCGACAGCCTGATGAAATGCCCAGACAGCCAGAGAAGCTGGAAGACTCATCAGCAGCTCCCTCTGCTGTTTTGCCCCCGGTGTCTTCAGAGAGCCCTGCAGCTGCTCCTAGTCCCGCAGCACCCCAGATGACACCACCTGTTGATGAAGCCCCCCCTGCTGCAGCCCCCGCAGAGCTGAAGCCCAAATCGCTCAGTCTAGCAGAGTACCGGCGGCTCAGACAGCAGAAGAAGCCCGCTCCGGtggaaaaacaagacaacaacagCACCAAGTGGCCCAGCCTCCCAGAGCTCCCCAAAGAGCTGCCCCCCATTCCCTGCCTGCCTGACCCCCGCCCCAAGGATCCTCGACGCCCTAACCCCCAGGCAGCGGAGGAGGTCAGACCTGCCTGGCAGCCAAGGGGGCCGTGTGCACCACCCACCCCTGAAGCGCTTTTGGTCCCACCAGCCTACATGGTTGCCTCATCCAACAAGGTTTCAGCTGCTAGTAATGTTCCTAAACCCCAAACACCCGAAGCCTCCAAACCGTCTCTACCCAAAAAGCCCTCAGCTCCACCTGCAGTACCTTGTGTACctcagagctctgggtctcctGCCTCTTTAAAATCTGCCCCTCAGTGCGTGTCGCCAGCAGATGGGAAATCCTCTCCTGCACTTTCAGGAGTAGAGGGTGCAGTCGATGAAAGGCCCCAATCTCAGCCTGTATCTCCTAAGTCTGGGGAGCTCACTAAagcctgtcctaaaaccactaCAGAGGCGATCAAACCCACCGCTGCTACTGTGTCTGCTCCCAGTGCTCCCCAGAAGAACATTGTTGTTTACCAGAACGTGCCTGTGGTTGCTGCTCCTGTGTCCCTAAATAACCCGATCATATCTGATAGCAAGTCCACCAAACCCTCACCTAGTGGTACCCAGCTTTGTTCTTCTTCGGCTATCCATCCCTCAGACTCCCAGAGTCTAAAGGCCAAACCTATTGTACTTGAAACTAAAGAGAAGTCCACTACAGCAGTGAAGAGCCCCACGCAGGAGCTGATCGAGGCCTTCACCAGTGAGATAG GTATTGAAGCTGCTGATCTGACCAGCTTGCTGGAGCAGTTTGAGGAAACCCAAG CCAAAGAGAAGCACTGTGTGCTGGAGGTCTCTGGTAGAGCAGCAGCTGTAGGAAACTCTAG TGTTGAGTTGGCTCCAGAGAAAACAGTTGTGGAACGTGTGAGAGCCAATGACCTCTCAAGCACTGCAG CTCTGACTCCTCCAGCCACTCCTCCCCACCAGATGTGGAAACCCCTGGCCCCCGTGGCCCTCCTGGGGAAGAGCAAGGCCGCCGAGTCCTCAAAGTCAAGCCCCTCCAAGGTTATCCAGATAGAGGCCCGGCCTCTGCCCTCAGTCAGGGGCCGCAGCAAACCCACTCCTGCTGCTCCCGACGTCGCCCCCGAGGTGGCGTGCATGGACCATGACTATTGCCTCCCCAACAAAGGCACTTCCAATGACGAGCACGGCAAGCGCTGGAATGTCAAACAACCATCTTTTATCACTATTAAACCCATCAAGCAACCTGCTACAACCACTACGCAGACACCCCCGTCTGCCCAGTCTACCATAAATGCTGCAGTAACAATCAAAGCAGAGGAGTTCCCTCTGGATCACAGGACTGATGGCACAGAGAGAAGCTCTGTTCTGGAGACTCCCGATGCTTCACCTGCTCGACAGGAGACTGATGCCACTGATAAAGAAGGAAGCCCCAGGAGAGGGCACTTTGAGAGGTCCTACCGTCGACATGCTGTTTACCGCTCACCCAGCCCCAGATCTAGTCCCAAAGAGAGGTCTGGAGGCTGGTCTAGAAAAAGGAGATCCCATCGTTCTCCCAGCCCTATGTCGAGTGGTTCAGAGTCAGACTCCCATTCCTCTAGATCTCGGTCTAGATCACGCTCTCCATCTAAGAAAAG GTATCGTCACCGTCACTCTGAGAGTAGTTCCAGCTCCTCATCCCGTTCCTCCTCACGTTCGTCTCCCTCTGTGTCCCGCTCCCCtcccaggaggaggaggtattCGTATTCCTCCTCTCGTTCTGGCTCTTGGAGTTGTTCCAGGTCACGGTCTAGATCCCCCCAGAGAAGAGCACAATGGAGTAGAAGCAGATTGCGCAG TCCCTTAAGTGTGTCCCGCTATGGTCACGGTGCAAAGATGAATGCAGAAGAGGTGAAGAGACGCAAGGAGAAAGCCATC GAGGAACGCAGGGTTGTTTACGTTGGTCGAATCCGAGGAACGATGACCCAGAAAGAACTTAAAGAGCGCTTCTGTATATTTGGCGAGATTGAGGACTGCACCCTGCACTTTAGAGACCATGG GGACAACTATGGCTTTGTGACTTATTACGACACCAAGCATGCTTTCACGGCCATCGAGAATGGAGGCAAGCTGCGCAAGCCAGATGAGCTGCCATTTGATCTGTGTTTTGGTGGAAGGAGACAGTTCTGCAAGACCAACTATGCTGACCTTG ATTCGAGTAGAGAGTACGATCCATTGCCCGGGAAAGGCAAGTTTCATGCACTAGACTTTGACACTTTATTGAAGCAGGCCAAGCAGAATCAGAAGAGGTAA
- the pprc1 gene encoding peroxisome proliferator-activated receptor gamma coactivator-related protein 1 isoform X2 produces MAARWGAGEETLTACNMEFFPMDTLDETKGLDEESEATLLTALTEILDNVDNETLSPFDTLPDSDLLSGQKGREHSPLRRLLCLSRSPPEKDTLCSTRASSTGKSLPRMLADSLQRSDGEEEEDGSLTLSPVSHDSSPDSDLHWEGLTLPIPITFEEKVEDGVSVSLGDLVRHMHPYCMAICMENDEGEQMLPEGGILLEVVDQGENGEPILAIPDMDLSVSLPLEEQSLENEQRVSDEAEDAVSDCSEHIVVDDEDETVIEAPVKVAAPVTPDLSSGVKDEMIIDRQKEEIKEKSPSRRKKKKKSKEQCQPEPVEARVLRSGTMRKMVEESPKKPERSVREDKKHKVPKVPVASPSASSSVKPKKLNPCQTETQTEITTTALSPEVNVQAATSVSPKQETAPLNVSPEENQPSCSPTTVSSRQPDEMPRQPEKLEDSSAAPSAVLPPVSSESPAAAPSPAAPQMTPPVDEAPPAAAPAELKPKSLSLAEYRRLRQQKKPAPVEKQDNNSTKWPSLPELPKELPPIPCLPDPRPKDPRRPNPQAAEEVRPAWQPRGPCAPPTPEALLVPPAYMVASSNKVSAASNVPKPQTPEASKPSLPKKPSAPPAVPCVPQSSGSPASLKSAPQCVSPADGKSSPALSGVEGAVDERPQSQPVSPKSGELTKACPKTTTEAIKPTAATVSAPSAPQKNIVVYQNVPVVAAPVSLNNPIISDSKSTKPSPSGTQLCSSSAIHPSDSQSLKAKPIVLETKEKSTTAVKSPTQELIEAFTSEIGIEAADLTSLLEQFEETQAKEKHCVLEVSGRAAAVGNSSVELAPEKTVVERVRANDLSSTAALTPPATPPHQMWKPLAPVALLGKSKAAESSKSSPSKVIQIEARPLPSVRGRSKPTPAAPDVAPEVACMDHDYCLPNKGTSNDEHGKRWNVKQPSFITIKPIKQPATTTTQTPPSAQSTINAAVTIKAEEFPLDHRTDGTERSSVLETPDASPARQETDATDKEGSPRRGHFERSYRRHAVYRSPSPRSSPKERSGGWSRKRRSHRSPSPMSSGSESDSHSSRSRSRSRSPSKKRYRHRHSESSSSSSSRSSSRSSPSVSRSPPRRRRYSYSSSRSGSWSCSRSRSRSPQRRAQWSRSRLRSPLSVSRYGHGAKMNAEEVKRRKEKAIEERRVVYVGRIRGTMTQKELKERFCIFGEIEDCTLHFRDHGDNYGFVTYYDTKHAFTAIENGGKLRKPDELPFDLCFGGRRQFCKTNYADLDSSREYDPLPGKGKFHALDFDTLLKQAKQNQKR; encoded by the exons ATGGCGGCGCGGTGGGGAGCAGGCGAGGAGACTTTAACTGCGTGCAATATGGAGTTTTTCCCCATGGATACACTAGACGAG ACTAAAGGTTTAGACGAGGAGAGTGAAGCCACGCTGTTGACTGCCCTGACGGAGATCCTCGACAATGTGGACAATGAGACCCTGTCCCCGTTTGACACCCTGCCCGACTCAGACCTGCTGTCAGGTCAGAAGGGCAGGGAACACTCTCCG CTCAGGAGACTGCTGTGTCTGTCCCGTTCCCCTCCAGAAAAAGACACACTGTGTAGCACAAGAGCCTCATCGACTGGAAAG AGCCTCCCCAGGATGCTGGCAGACTCTCTCCAGAGAAGCgatggggaggaagaggaagatggcTCCCTCACTCTGAGCCCAGTGAGTCATGACTCATCTCCTGACAGTGACCTACACTGGGAAGGTCTGACCCTCCCGATTCCCATCACCTTTGAGGAAAAGGTGGAAGACGGTGTCTCAGTCAGCCTGGGGGACTTGGTCAGGCACATGCACCCGTACTGTATGGCCATCTGTATGGAGAATGACGAGGGGGAACAGATGTTGCCCGAAGGAGGCATCTTACTTGAAGTTGTGGACCAAGGTGAAAATGGAGAACCCATCCTGGCCATCCCAGACATGGatctctcagtctctctgccACTTGAAGAGCAGTCTTTGGAGAATGAGCAGAGAGTTTCAGACGAAGCAGAGGATGCGGTGTCTGATTGCTCAGAGCATATAGTCGTTGACGATGAAGATGAGACGGTCATCGAGGCTCCAGTGAAGGTTGCAGCCCCTGTGACACCAGACCTGAGTTCAGGTGTGAAAGATGAGATGATCATTGATAGACAgaaggaggagataaaagagaAAAGCCCCTcaaggaggaaaaagaaaaagaaaagcaaggaACAGTGCCAACCTGAACCTGTGGAGGCGAGGGTCCTCAGAAGTGGCACAATGCGAAAGATGGTGGAGGAATCTCCCAAGAAGCCTGAGAGGTCAGTCAGAGAGGACAAGAAACACAAAGTCCCAAAGGTTCCTGTTGCCTCACCCTCAGCTTCTTCCTCTGTGAAACCTAAGAAACTAAACCCATGCcaaactgaaacacaaacagaaatcacCACTACAGCACTGTCGCCTGAAGTCAATGTGCAAGCTGCCACATCTGTGTCacccaaacaggaaacagcgcCCTTAAATGTTAGCCCAGAGGAGAATCAGCCGAGCTGTTCTCCTACAACTGTGAGCTCCCGACAGCCTGATGAAATGCCCAGACAGCCAGAGAAGCTGGAAGACTCATCAGCAGCTCCCTCTGCTGTTTTGCCCCCGGTGTCTTCAGAGAGCCCTGCAGCTGCTCCTAGTCCCGCAGCACCCCAGATGACACCACCTGTTGATGAAGCCCCCCCTGCTGCAGCCCCCGCAGAGCTGAAGCCCAAATCGCTCAGTCTAGCAGAGTACCGGCGGCTCAGACAGCAGAAGAAGCCCGCTCCGGtggaaaaacaagacaacaacagCACCAAGTGGCCCAGCCTCCCAGAGCTCCCCAAAGAGCTGCCCCCCATTCCCTGCCTGCCTGACCCCCGCCCCAAGGATCCTCGACGCCCTAACCCCCAGGCAGCGGAGGAGGTCAGACCTGCCTGGCAGCCAAGGGGGCCGTGTGCACCACCCACCCCTGAAGCGCTTTTGGTCCCACCAGCCTACATGGTTGCCTCATCCAACAAGGTTTCAGCTGCTAGTAATGTTCCTAAACCCCAAACACCCGAAGCCTCCAAACCGTCTCTACCCAAAAAGCCCTCAGCTCCACCTGCAGTACCTTGTGTACctcagagctctgggtctcctGCCTCTTTAAAATCTGCCCCTCAGTGCGTGTCGCCAGCAGATGGGAAATCCTCTCCTGCACTTTCAGGAGTAGAGGGTGCAGTCGATGAAAGGCCCCAATCTCAGCCTGTATCTCCTAAGTCTGGGGAGCTCACTAAagcctgtcctaaaaccactaCAGAGGCGATCAAACCCACCGCTGCTACTGTGTCTGCTCCCAGTGCTCCCCAGAAGAACATTGTTGTTTACCAGAACGTGCCTGTGGTTGCTGCTCCTGTGTCCCTAAATAACCCGATCATATCTGATAGCAAGTCCACCAAACCCTCACCTAGTGGTACCCAGCTTTGTTCTTCTTCGGCTATCCATCCCTCAGACTCCCAGAGTCTAAAGGCCAAACCTATTGTACTTGAAACTAAAGAGAAGTCCACTACAGCAGTGAAGAGCCCCACGCAGGAGCTGATCGAGGCCTTCACCAGTGAGATAG GTATTGAAGCTGCTGATCTGACCAGCTTGCTGGAGCAGTTTGAGGAAACCCAAG CCAAAGAGAAGCACTGTGTGCTGGAGGTCTCTGGTAGAGCAGCAGCTGTAGGAAACTCTAG TGTTGAGTTGGCTCCAGAGAAAACAGTTGTGGAACGTGTGAGAGCCAATGACCTCTCAAGCACTGCAG CTCTGACTCCTCCAGCCACTCCTCCCCACCAGATGTGGAAACCCCTGGCCCCCGTGGCCCTCCTGGGGAAGAGCAAGGCCGCCGAGTCCTCAAAGTCAAGCCCCTCCAAGGTTATCCAGATAGAGGCCCGGCCTCTGCCCTCAGTCAGGGGCCGCAGCAAACCCACTCCTGCTGCTCCCGACGTCGCCCCCGAGGTGGCGTGCATGGACCATGACTATTGCCTCCCCAACAAAGGCACTTCCAATGACGAGCACGGCAAGCGCTGGAATGTCAAACAACCATCTTTTATCACTATTAAACCCATCAAGCAACCTGCTACAACCACTACGCAGACACCCCCGTCTGCCCAGTCTACCATAAATGCTGCAGTAACAATCAAAGCAGAGGAGTTCCCTCTGGATCACAGGACTGATGGCACAGAGAGAAGCTCTGTTCTGGAGACTCCCGATGCTTCACCTGCTCGACAGGAGACTGATGCCACTGATAAAGAAGGAAGCCCCAGGAGAGGGCACTTTGAGAGGTCCTACCGTCGACATGCTGTTTACCGCTCACCCAGCCCCAGATCTAGTCCCAAAGAGAGGTCTGGAGGCTGGTCTAGAAAAAGGAGATCCCATCGTTCTCCCAGCCCTATGTCGAGTGGTTCAGAGTCAGACTCCCATTCCTCTAGATCTCGGTCTAGATCACGCTCTCCATCTAAGAAAAG GTATCGTCACCGTCACTCTGAGAGTAGTTCCAGCTCCTCATCCCGTTCCTCCTCACGTTCGTCTCCCTCTGTGTCCCGCTCCCCtcccaggaggaggaggtattCGTATTCCTCCTCTCGTTCTGGCTCTTGGAGTTGTTCCAGGTCACGGTCTAGATCCCCCCAGAGAAGAGCACAATGGAGTAGAAGCAGATTGCGCAG TCCCTTAAGTGTGTCCCGCTATGGTCACGGTGCAAAGATGAATGCAGAAGAGGTGAAGAGACGCAAGGAGAAAGCCATC GAGGAACGCAGGGTTGTTTACGTTGGTCGAATCCGAGGAACGATGACCCAGAAAGAACTTAAAGAGCGCTTCTGTATATTTGGCGAGATTGAGGACTGCACCCTGCACTTTAGAGACCATGG GGACAACTATGGCTTTGTGACTTATTACGACACCAAGCATGCTTTCACGGCCATCGAGAATGGAGGCAAGCTGCGCAAGCCAGATGAGCTGCCATTTGATCTGTGTTTTGGTGGAAGGAGACAGTTCTGCAAGACCAACTATGCTGACCTTG ATTCGAGTAGAGAGTACGATCCATTGCCCGGGAAAGGCAAGTTTCATGCACTAGACTTTGACACTTTATTGAAGCAGGCCAAGCAGAATCAGAAGAGGTAA